Within the Salvia hispanica cultivar TCC Black 2014 chromosome 4, UniMelb_Shisp_WGS_1.0, whole genome shotgun sequence genome, the region CATCCTCGTCTGCATACATTTTAGCATTCCATGGTGGTCTGGATAAGACATTTTTGCATTAAACCGGGCACAATCAAAggacaacaaaacaaatttagaTGACAGAACAAATCATACCTTTGAGGAATACGAAGACTGTTGGCGTGCAAAGCTTCCTCCCTTTTCTGTtgctcttttctttcttctggTGTCATATCAATTGTGCTGGAAGTAGAATCCTTGAAAGAAAAcacatacataattaaaaagcACAGACATAtaagagaagaaaagaaaaaacacaaaGAAAATGACCAAACACAATTAGTGACTGAAAGGCATGAAAATTAGTGACCGAAAGGCATGAAAATTAACGCAACCAACAATGCAACTACTAATTAATTCACTTTGAAGTTTTTGTCAAAATTCAACTAATTAATTCACTTTGAAGTTTTTGTCAAAATTCAACAGCAGTAATTTTGATTACCTATCATGGAAAATGAAGAATGAACAACTCGACAAAGTTAACAATTGAAACaaactaaatcaaattatagtCCCTTTTATGGACAAGTGTTTAACCGTCCTACCATATTCCATGACTAATTAACAGACACTACTCctactaaaataaaaggtCCACTTCCAATTGTAATCAATAGCCACCACTCCAAATAAAACTCCTATAATCCACTTCCGTCAATTACtacatgaattaaaaatgCCATTATTCATAAtggcatttttgttatttttaccAAAActccacttttatatttttatagataatggcatttttgttatttttaccaaaactccacttttatatatttatagtactcccaCTAAAATAAAAGGTCCACTTCCAATTGTAATCAATAGCCACTACTCCAAATAAAACTCCTATAATCCACTTCCGTCAATTATtacatgaattaaaaatgtcattattcataatggcatttttgttatttttaccaaaactccacttttatatatttactagTATCACACCCGTGCGATGTGCGACTCGACTAATTTCATCATTGtgaattcatattttgaattaattacttaaaagcagatattattaaattatttaaggattaaaaatcacaaatatataaacCAATTTAAATGTACAATTCCAAAAACCTAATAACGCAACTTTAGAAATCaaccaaacacaatttaaattcaattccaaaaacataaataaagtaacTTTAGAAATCTAtacacatatttaattaagatgTCAAAAGGTTCGAACCGCTTATGATAAATTATTGCTGAATGagaaattgcataaaaaatgtactacttCTTCTGtctcacaagaatatacactttttaattttaaatttcttctaataagatgagactcattctccactaataatactttattaactttttctttttatcactCTCTTACTTGATCAATTGTGGATTAAAACTCATATCTAaccaaaagtgcatatttttgttgaacggagggagtaataaatattaactttataacacatttgaatttcttgactttaatttaataatatccAAAAACATATACATAAAGCATCACCAATATTCTAAAATAGGATCCTAACAAATATGAGTAATCTCGAAATCAGTCTAAAGATCTCATGATACCTAACTCAAAGAGTGTgtacaattttcaaattaaaataggtatgaacaacaaattcaatcaCGCATAAAATATTCTACTAAAAACGTTTTAAGTTTCATCGTTTCTCCTATATACGCTGGCAACATCCCGACAATATTGAACTTCTTAATATCCTGCGTTATAGCAAGATCCATCAGAATCatataaaagaatgaaatacACTGTGATATAACAAAACAAAGTTAGAAACTGATAAGATAAGAAGTGACAAAACACCTACCATGCGGTCCTGGAAAATGCATTCCAAGCTGGCGACATTTGACTTGTCTCCGAGTTTGGtcatttcaaaacaaaaaacacatAGAACTTTGATGATTGATGAAGTTATGCTAGATTGCagattacaaattacaaattgtaCTGAGAAGTTTAACGGGAGAAGCAATGAGAATGTGAGTAATAAGGgtccaaaatatataaagaatctattcaataatttttagtaCGTTTCTAATGATGCGGCGGTTACAAATTAGTGTAACGCTAATTCcattaattatgtaatactaataatttgtgGACTAAACAATGTTTGACTTTATtccattaataattaataattaataaaatatactattattatactatacaACTCTTCTAATCAGCTAACAGTAACGGCTGATttgtggagtatatatttattatattatttaatattaattgtaacCGTTCAactgtttttttattgtgatgAAATTATATTAGCACTTATAATATTACTCCTTAATTAGTGTAACCATTTATAAATTGcttataatgataataaatataaatataaatataaatataaatataaatatgataatgggggcatgttagggtgccaccaccccttaaaataacaccataccaccattcctagctaatcatttgtacatgtggacgaataataagctgtccacgtggcaaaaaaaaaaaaatctgaaaaagacGGCTAGCAATTCGTTGCTCTTtatccagcaatatccgatgcactatacaacaatctatattgctgtgtagtgtttgtaatattgctttgtagcgtttataatattgttgtataagtggtgtcacggtgtcattttaagaggagttgtcattttaacacaaacctatgataatgttaataaatattatattactccTTAATTAGTGTAACCATTTATatgatgataataaatataaatataaatataatataatatgatagtAAAGTCAAACATTAATTAGTGTAACCATTTATatgatgataataaatataaatataaatataatataatatgatagtAAAGTCAAACATATGAAGAAACCATATTGCGTATAACattcacaaatttattttaaaactcgCACGCCATATTGTTTAGCCAAAATCATTTAAgcaatacataaaaataatgacaaatacataaattaaatgggTTCAAAATGAAAGaccatttaataatttttcttaattgcatttacatcctttgcataaaataattattcaaaacatcctaaaactcgtcttttatatatgtatagatagatagatagtcCGTTCGAATTTATCATGATTCAATCTATAAAATTGTATCCATTTGctaatagaaaaaagttaattagttcaaaataataatactgaGAATGATTAAAGCATAAAGTAGAAAACAGAGGGAATACTAATTTGGTAGAAAAATTGGTTGCAGGAACAGAAAGTGAAGAGCTGGAGAGACAAGTGTGTTGCATTCCCGGTCTGGAGAAAATCCTGCGACGCCGCGATCTTCCCAGCATATGCAGATTAGAACCGCACCACCAAATTCTCCAATTCTTCATCAATCAAGCCTCCAAAATGCGCAACGCCTCCGCTCTCATTCTCAACACCTTCGACTCCCTCGAAGCGCCATTCATCTCCCGCCTCCACTCCATCTTCCCCACAGTTTACACAATCGGCCCCCTCCGCTCTCCCGCGCAGCACGACTCTCCCACTCCGCTCCAGTTCGACAAATCATGCATCCAGTGGCTCGATTCCCAGCCGTCCAGATCGGTCTTATACGTCAGCTTCGGCAGCGTTGCATCGCTGTCCCGTGACGAATTGGTGGAGTTTTGGCACGGATTGGTGAATAGTGAGATTCCTTTCCTGTGGGCCATACGTCCTGATTTAATACGGGATGAAAACGGGCCGGGTACAGTTCCTGATGATTTGAGATCAGAGCGGGGCCGGATTGTAGGCTGGGCCCCGCAGGAGGAGATTCTGGCCCATGATGCGGTGGGAGGGTTTCTGACGCACTGTGGGTGGAACTCGATTCTGGAGAGTGTTTGGGCAGGGAAGCCGATGATTTGTCGGCCCTTGGTGGCGGAGCAACAAGTGAATGGGAGGTGTGTGAGTGAGGTGTGGGGGTTGGGGTTGGATATGAACCGCTTGTGTGATCGGTCGGTTGTGGAGAAGGTGGCGAGGGATTTGATGGAGGGTGAAAAGGAGAGGATATCGAGATCAACTGCTCAGATAGCTCGTGATGCCAGGGATAGCATTTCCGAGGGAGGGGCGTCATATAAGAATTTGCACAAGTTGATTTCAGATATCAACATATTGCACTCAAAATAGAACCTTGTATGTTTGGTTATAAATTTCTCCCAAATACTACTACACAGGGTTGTGATATAAAACCAGGGTCAAATATGATCAATTGGGTCCATAAAATAAACGCCCCAAAATCTATCAACCATATAGCATTATAATTACATTTGTGGATATTGATCCCTAAAATAATGAACattgatcaaatttttgtaatttattacaaactttaaataaaactttatatttattacttccaACCCAGACCAAATAAGATATCATCGGCAAAAATCTTATTATACGTGGACAACCGTgaaatgtttataatattttagttattttttaagttcgtTACATTGATTTAGTAGTGCTAAGTAGGATAAAAAATGCACTAAAATTGGTCGGATATGGTGATTGATCTGCCATGGTAAATAGCAAATAAAAGgtaaaatttgtgatattttagatCATTATTAAAGTTCgtaaaaaataccaaattttggaaGTTAATGATTTGAGAGACCAATATCTCTTTCATTTTGGGTCATTGTACGGGTAATTTGGGAGGCGATTTTTGTGATATCCTACGAGCATGAATACCTAAAATTTACTCCTAAGAATGGTGGGATCTAAAAAATCTACTACAAAAATATTCTTCATATCCCACCTATTTTGAATGTGTGAGAGAGTTGGGAGATTAAAGAGGACGATTCAttactagaaaaaaaatccaGAAACTCCAAAAACATTCTATCGTTATCCGCTTCGACTGCCATCTATCGTTATCCGCTTCGACTGCCATCTATACTGAGCAACAATGGTGAATACTCGTTCATCTAACACCAGAAAACAACCGTCTAAAGCTATGTGGAAGTTTGGGTTAGTTCATTtagcaaatttttttttcaaaaaccaTTTACTCGCTTCCCGTCTCTAATCTCTCTCGTTAAACTTGATTTTCAGTTGGGGAACAGACTCGGCCCTCGAGAGCACAGAACCCACGGCCTGAGGTTCCTCCTCCACCGGCTCATCCTCCTCCATCTCCTTTATATCTGGATCGTCATCTCCCTCAGATCCTCTGTTAAGGGCTTAAATCCCTAACGATCCGTTAAAACGGAAAATAACAAGATAAGATAATCCGGCACCCGTGAGGGTCGGCGGAGATAAGGATCTGGGCGGCTGTGCGCGGGTTCCAACTCATCGGGCAACGACTACGGATCAGATATACGTTCCGGCTGTGCGCAGAGGGATTCCGTCGGGCAGCAGATAACGTAGGGAATTATGGATTCAAAGCACAACGCGAGGCATTTGgccaaaataatatatcatTGATTCATTGTTGgatgattaaatatgataacaagctctcctatttataatactagacTTCTACCCTAActtattgaataagaaaacaaagatatggaaaagatatggtgaaataaaagatactaAATAATTAGGAGATATgatcgtatcaactcccccacaGTTAAAATCcgccttgtcctcaaggtggaaacaacaaaccaacaacGATAGTTGAAAGCAAAAGCTTTGGCGAGGCGTCTCTTCCTGGATCAAACACACACCGAACAGTTGAACGTCTCCCTTTATCACCTccataaaaaatcaacaaaggAGACCCAATGTTGTCGGCAAAATTCCATGCCAAAACGAAAAGCTTGTCCATGCCTCTCAGAATGCTCAAACATGACGTGTCATCGCGTGGAGGGATCAACCTTGCATCGGTGTTGAGCGATGTTGATTGAAGATTCAGACTTGGGACATCACTGACATTCAAATCCACATAGACACAAGCAAGTGCATGCGAACCGGAGTGAGCATCCCCTGTCTTACCCAACTCTTCCGCTTTTAATTTAAGCTCATCCTCAAACCTTCGCTTCTCTTCCATTTCCTCTTGATTGTCTTGTTTTTTCATATCAAATCTAGCCTGGATGTCATTAACAAGGCTCTGATTCTCCATGCTCTCTCCCTCACTCGGCTTCTCCGTCAACACACTAAAATCTTTCTCTTTCGGCTCTAAACTAGATCGAAGGGCTTcgactttattttctttctccagCAAAGTCTCTGTATCTTCTCTCATCTCCAATTCCTTATGTGTTGGAATACTAAGATCATCAATCTTCTCATCATATGCCCCGACGAGCACATGCAGCTGCGTATTGTCGGTCTTGACGATCTCTTCGAGGGACTCGTCATTTGGTATAACAAGATTAGCACCCTCATTGTGAGCGGCATTGTTAGGAACATCCCCAACTAGATTTTCGTCAACAATATTCTCCTCAAACAACGCATTCAACTCAGCGAGAAGGGCAGCTTGCTCCAACCTATAAATGCGCAATTTCTTGTTGTAATCACTTATGCTAGCTAGTTGGGCCGAGCAAGGCGAACGAACCTTGAGACTAGGAGCAACAACAGGCAACAGCGTTGTGCGGTGACACAACGATCGGTCGCACTGCGGTGGCTGGTACATAGGCTGCGCGTGCAGCACTTCCCGAGTGTTCCAATAGGTTGGTGAGCGCAGAGGCTGGTCCGAAGTTTGACTGGTCACACGCGCGAGCTGACTGGTCCCGCGGTGGCTGTTCGGCGGAGTAGCGGGGCAAGTGGGATGCGGCCTGGACTCGCATCGCTCTCACCTCCTCCTGAGGGTGAAGTAGGTCCCAGCACGTCTCCGAGCACCGGGGCCGGTCAAAGGTCGGGTAGCTGCGGTCCTGCTGTCGCGCCGGTGAATCCCAGCACATCGTCAGCCTGTCCATGTTCTCTATGCGATCCCGATCATCAACGCGACGATCGCGCGGTCCATAGCTAAGGTTTCTGGGGCAAGACCACCTCTCCCAATTACGTCTTCGCCTTGCCCCGTCACCATCAGAATCGTCGTCATCGTCATACCCTATTCGCTGATCATGCCTACGGTTGGGGTTTGGTTCAAGATTATCGAACCGGCGATCCGTTTCATCCTTCCAAGAATCAAATTTATCCAGTCTATACAACAATTGATCCAGTTTGCCGCTAATGGAGTCGTCGTTGTTGCCGTCATCCA harbors:
- the LOC125219368 gene encoding 7-deoxyloganetic acid glucosyltransferase-like: MISCAMDGVAPHVVILPFPAVGHIKPMLMLAEHLSRAGFTISLVNNEQTHQQLLLRRRSPGAGINFLSIPDGLPPDHPRSGLSILDLLISTSTACKPIFKDLIASMTHAPTCIIADGIMSFAIDVAVELGIPAIAFRTYSATSTWTYFHLENLIQEGEIPVVSGTESEELERQVCCIPGLEKILRRRDLPSICRLEPHHQILQFFINQASKMRNASALILNTFDSLEAPFISRLHSIFPTVYTIGPLRSPAQHDSPTPLQFDKSCIQWLDSQPSRSVLYVSFGSVASLSRDELVEFWHGLVNSEIPFLWAIRPDLIRDENGPGTVPDDLRSERGRIVGWAPQEEILAHDAVGGFLTHCGWNSILESVWAGKPMICRPLVAEQQVNGRCVSEVWGLGLDMNRLCDRSVVEKVARDLMEGEKERISRSTAQIARDARDSISEGGASYKNLHKLISDINILHSK